The sequence CGCGGTGCTTGCCGGGCGTGCCCAGCGCCAGCTCGTCCGCCTTGGCGCGCTTGAGGTACAGGTGCGCCGGGTGCTCCCACGTCATCCCGATGCCGCCGTGCAGCTGGATCGCCTCTTCGACGGCGCGCACCGCGATCGGCGCGTTGCGGGCCTGCGCGACCGCGACCGAGATCGGCACGTCGGTGGCCGTGGCCAGGGCGTCCGCCGCGTTGCGGGCCGCCGCGCGGGCGAGGACCAGGTCCGTGTACAGGTTGGCCAGGCGGTGCTTCAGCGACTGGAACCCGCCGACCGGGCGGCCGAACTGGTAGCGGCCCTTCAGGTACGCCACCGTTTCGGTCAGGGCCCACTCCGCGACGCCCGTCTGCTCCGACGCGAGGATGCCCGCCCCGAACAGCAAGGCCTGCTCCAAAGCCGCGGCCGCTTCCGGGCCCGACGCGACCAGCGTGGCCGGTGCGTCCGAAAGCGACACATCCGCCACGCGCCGGGTCAGGTCGAACGAGACCAGCTCCGACACCGTCGCGTCCGCCGCGGAGACCACGTACAGCGCGGGGCCGTCCGGTCCCGCGGCCGGAACGACCAGCAGGTCCGCCACCGACGCGTCGGCGACCGTCCCGATCCGCCCGCTCAGCGTGCCCTCGGGTGACGCGGTCACCGACGACGGGAAACCCGCGCCCGGCGCCGTCGTCAGCGGCACGGCCAGCGCGCCGATCGCCTGCCCCGCCGCGAGCTTCCCGACGAAGTCGCGGGCACCGGCGGCCACCAGCGCCGTCGTCGCCAGCACGACGCTGCCCAGGAACGGCACCGGTGCCACGCTGCGGCCCAGCTCCTCGGCCACCACGGCGACCTCCCGGGCCGACGCGCCGTGCCCGCCCAGGTCCTCGGGCACCGCGAGCCCGGCCACGCCGACCTCGTCGGCCAGCGTGTGCCACAGCTTCAGGTCGTAACCCTCGGCCGTTTCGACGCGGGCCAGCAGCGCCTCGGCGGAAGCCTTGTCCTTCAACAGGTCCCGGACCGAAGCCCGCAGGTCTTCCTCGACGTCCGAATACAGCAGGTCAGTCATCGGGGGAGGTCCTTCCAGGCGACGTCCTTGTCGACACGCGGCTCCGAGGGCAGCCCCAGCACGCGCTCGGCGATGATGTTGCGCAGGACCTCCGAGGTGCCGCCCTCGATGGAGTTGCCCTTCGCGCGCAGGTAGCGGTAGCCGGCTTCGCGGCCGGTGAAGTCGACGATCGCCGGGCGCCGGAACGACCAGTCGTCGTAGGCCAGGCCCTCCTCGCCGAGCAGCTCGACCTCCAGGCCGGTGAGCGCCTGGTTCAGCTCGGAGAACGCGACCTTCATGGCCGAGCCTTCCGGCCCGGGCGCGCCCGCCGTCAGCTGCTGGCGCAGCCGGGTGCCGGCCAGCCGCAGCGTTTCCGCCTCGACCCAGCGCTGCACCAGCCGGTCACGCAGCTCGGGCGTGCGCAGCTCGGGCCGCTCGCGCCAGGTCTTCGCGACGATCCCGATCAGCCCGCCTTCGCGCGGCTGGACGTGCCCGCCGATCGCGACGCGCTCGTTCATCAGCGTCGTCTGCGCGACCTTCCAGCCTTCGCCGACCGCGCCGAGGCGCTGGCTGTCCGGGATCCGGACCTCGGTCAGGAAGACCTCGTTGAACTCGGCCTCGCCGGTGATCTGGCGCAGCGGCCGGACTTCGACGCCGGGCGCGGTCATGTCGCACAGGAAGTACGTCATGCCCTGGTGCTTCGGGACGTCCGGGTCGGTGCGGGTGACCAGGATCGCCCACTGCGACTCGTGCGCGCCCGACGTCCACACCTTCTGGCCGGTGACGATCCAGTCGTCGCCGTCGCGGACGGCCCGCGTGCCCAGCGCGGCGAGGTCGGAGCCGGCGCCCGGCTCGGAGAACAGCTGGCACCACACCTCCTCGCCGGTCCACAGTGGACGCAGGTAGCGCTCGCGCTGCTCCGGCGTGCCGAAGGCGAGGATGGTCGGTGCGGCCATGCCGAGGCCGATGCCGATCCGGCGCGGGTTGTTGTCCGGGGCGCCCGCGTCCGCGAACACACCGTCCACAACGGACTGCAGCGCGCGCGGCGCGTTCTGCCCGCCGAGGCCGGCGGGGAAGTGGATCCAGGCGAGGCCGGCGTCGAACCGGGCGCGCAGGAAGTCCATCCGGTCCGTCGTCTTGGGGTCGTGCGCGGCCAGGAACTCGGTCGCCTGGCGGGTCAGGTCTTCGGCGGTGACAGTCACTTCGCGCCCTCCGAGAGGTACTTCTTCAGCTCACGCCGGGCGAGTGAGCGCTTGTGGACCTCGTCCGGCCCGTCGGCCAGCCGCAGCGTGCGGTTCCCGGCCCACATCGCGGCCAGCGGGAAGTCCTGGCTGACGCCACCGGCGCCGTGCACCTGAACGGCCTTGTCGAGGATCCACTCGACGGTGATCGGCGTGGAGATCTTGATCGCCTGGATCTCGGTGTGCGCGCCCTGGTTGCCGACGGTGTCCATCAGCCACGCGGTCTTGAGCACCAGCAGCCGCTGCTGCTCGATCTTCACGCGGGATTCGGCGATCCAGTCCTGCACGACGCCCTGCTGCGCGATCGGCTTGCCGAACGCCTCGCGCGAAATCGCGCGGCGGCACATGAGTTCCAGCGCGCGCTCGGCCATCCCGATGGCGCGCATGCAGTGGTGGATGCGGCCCGGCCCGAGGCGCGCCTGGGCGATCGCGAAGCCGTCGCCCTCACCGGCGATGAGGTTCTCGACCGGCACACGGACGTCTTCGAACAGGACTTCGGCGTGGCCGCCGTGGTCGCTGTCGTCGTAGCCGAAGACGTGCATGCCGCGCTTGACCGTCAGGCCCGGCGTGTCGCGGGGGACCAGGATCATGCTCTGCTGCTTGTGCGGCGCGGCGTCCGGGTCGGTCTTGCCCATCACGATGAAGATCTGGCACGCGGGGTTCATCGCCCCGGAGATGTACCACTTGCGGCCGTTGATGACGTACTCGTCGCCGTCGCGCCGGATCGCGGTCTCGATGTTGCGGGCGTCGGAGGAGGCGACGTCCGGCTCGGTCATCGCGAACGCGGAGCGGATCTCCCCGGCCAGCAACGGTTCCAGCCACTGCTTCTGCTGCTGTTCGTTGCCGAACATGGCCAGCACTTCCATGTTCCCGGTGTCCGGGGCGGCGCAGTTGAGCGCGGTCGGCGCCAGCCGGATGCTGCGGCCGGTGATCTCCGCCAGCGGCGCGTACTGCAGGTTCGTCAAGCCCGCGCCGTGGTCGCCGGGGAGGAAGAAGTTCCACAGGCCGCGCTTGCGGGCCTCGGCCTTCAGCTCGTCCATGACCGGCGGGATGGCCCACGGGTCGTCGCGTTCGGCGAGCTGCCGCTCGAACACGGGCTCGGCGGGGTAGATGTGCGAGTCCATGAACTCGAGGAGCTTCCCGCGCAGCTCCTCGGTCTTCTCGTCGAACGCGAAGTCCATTTACTTCTCCTCTTTGAGAATCTCGTTGCCGTGCGAGATGAGCAGCGGGACACCGGCCCCGACGCCTTCGAAGCCCGCGCCGACCGTCTTGCCCTGCGTGTAGCGGTAGTGGATGCCTTCCAGGATCACGGCCAGCTTGAAGAACGCGAAGCTGACGTACCAGTTCAGCTGCGAGACGTCCCGCCCCGAACGTTCGGCGTAGCGCCGCACGACCTCGTCGGTGGTCGGGTAGCCCGGCGCGGAGCTGGCGTTGGAGACGAACTGCAGCGACACCTTGTCGCGCTCGGCGTAGGCCACCAGCAGCGCGAGGTCGGTCAGCGGATCGCCGAGCGTCGACATCTCCCAGTCGAGCACCGCGGAGATCTCGTCGTCGGAGTCGACCAGGACGTTGTCGAGGCGGTAGTCGCCGTGGATGATCGACGGCTTCCCGGACACCGGCACCGCCGCGGCGAGCCGGTCGTGCAGCTCCTCGATGCCGTCGAGGTCGCGGCTGCGCGAGGCGTCGAGCTGCTTCTTCCACCGCCGCAGCTGCCGCTCGAGGAAGCCTTCCGGCCGGCCGAAGTCGCCGAGCCCGACCGTGGCCGGGTCGACGGCGTGCAGGTCGACGAGCGTGTCGACCAGCGCGTCGGCGATGGCCCGGGTGCGCTCTTCCCCGAGTTCCGCGAGTTCTTCGGCGGTCCGGTAGGGGGTGCCCTCGACGAAGCTCATGACGTAGAACTGCGCGCCGATGACGTCCGCGTCCTCGCACAGCAGGATCGCCTCGGGCACCGGCACGGCGGTGTCGCGCAGGCCGGAGATCACCCGGAACTCGCGGGTCATGTCGTGCGCGGTGGGCAGCACGTGCCCGAGCGGCGGGCGGCGCACCACCCAGCGCGACCGGCCGTCGCCGACCACGTAGGTGAGGTTCGACCGGCCGCCTTCCACGACGTCCGCGGTCAGCTCCCCGGCGACCAGGCCGGGCCGGTGCGCGTCCAGGTGGGCGCGCAGGCGGCCCAGGTCAAGGCCCGGCGGGTCGGTCGGGTTCATCCAGCCTCCTCAAGCTCCGTGGGGGCGAGCATACCGACTAGTCGGTATGACGTACAGAGAGGTTAGGGTGCGGAGCTTTCACGTGAAAGCTCCGCACCCGGGACGTCACGCGAGGAACCGCGTCACCCATTCGGCGACGCAAGCGGGCTTCGCTTCGCCGTCGATCTCGACCGTCCACTTCGACACCGCCTGCTTGCCGCCCGGGATGTCGGTGACCTCCACCAGCTCGGCCCCGGCGCGCACCTTCGAGCCGACCTTCACCGGCTGCGGGAAGCGGACCTTGTTGAGGCCGTAGTTGATGCCCATCTTGATGCCGTTGACCTTGTAGATCTTCGGGCCGAACGCGGAGAGCAGCGACAGCGTCAGGAAGCCGTGGGCGATGGTCCCGCCGAACGGGCCCGCGGTCGCCATCGGCTCGTCGACGTGGATCCACTGGTGGTCGTCGGTGGCGTCGGCGAACTGGTTCACCCGCTCCTGGGTGACCGTCAGCCACTCGCTGTACCCGAGGTGCTCGCCGACCGCGGCGGCGAAGGCGTCGAGGTTGTCGAATTCGCGCACGATGCTCAGTCCTTCGGTCCGCCGGCGACGTAGATGACCTGGCCGGACACGAACCCGGCACCCTCACTGACCAGGAACGACGCCAGGTTGGCGATGTCGTCTGGCGTACCGACGCGCTGCACCGGGATCTGCGACGCGGCCGCGGCCTTGAAGTCCTCGAAGCTCATGCCGAGCCGTTCGGCGGTCGCCGCGGTCATGTCGGTGGCGATGAAGCCCGGCGCGATCGCGTTCGCGGTGACGTTGAACTTGCCCAGCTCGATGGCGAGGGTCTTGGTGAAGCCCTGCATGCCGGCCTTGGCGGCGGAGTAGTTGACCTGGCCGCGGTTGCCCAGCGCCGACGTGCTCGACAGGTTGACGATCCGGCCGTACTTCTCCTGAGTCATGTACTTCTGCACCGCGCGGGTCATCAGGAAGGAGCCCTTGAGGTGCACGCCGAGCACGGAATCCCACTCCTGCTCGGTCATCTTGAAGATCAGGTTGTCGCGGGTGATCCCGGCGTTGTTGACCAGCACGACGGGCGGGCCGAGCTCGTCGGCGACCCGGCCGACGGCCGCCTCGACCTGCTCGGCGTCACTGACGTCCAGCGCGACACCGACGGCCTTGCCACCCTTCGCGACGATCGCCTCTGCGCCCTGCTTGACGCCGGCCTCGTCCAGGTCCAGCAGTCCGACGGCGAAACCGTCCTCGGCCAGCCGCGCGGCCACGGCGGCACCGATACCGCGGCCGGCACCGGTGACCACGGCGACACGGGAAGGGGAATCGGTCACGGGGGACCTCCTCGTCGTTGAAGAAGCGGGCTCGTGCCCGCGAGCCTACTAAGCGGTTGCTTTTTTGACGATACGCGGGAGGGGACCCCGGTGGGGTGTGGGCACGCGCAGATCATAGCCACGGGTTTGGGCGGACCCGGGCACCTGACACGGTGAACCGTCGCCGTCCGGGTGACCGCCGCGCCATCGGTGCTCCTCGACGGCTGGGTAGCCTCAACGGGGGGTGATCATTGTGGGCTTGATCGATCTGGCTGATCCGGACTTTCGTGTTTGCCGGATCTCCTTTGATCTGCTGCTGACGATCCAAAGGGAAGCGGAGGAGCGGGGCTGGGCCACCAGGTGGACTTCGGTGGGTGCCCTGCGCAGCCAAGTCAAGGACGGTGACCTGCTGCTCAGGTCGCTGATGCGTGAGCATGACGGAGAAGGCGCTGTTCGCGCCTACCGCTGCCAGGTTCTGTTTTCGGCGGTGGAAGACGGGAAGGGCGGCGGGGTCGTCACGGTCGACCTGGATCCGGAGCGGTTTGGATCTCTGGCGCGGCTCGATCGCGATTCGGACGTCCGCCAAGCTTTCGCGCGGGTGTTTTCCCTTGCCATGGACGGGATCGCACTGGTTCCGAAGCTTTAGTCCAGCCGCTCGAGTTGCTCCCGGACGGCGGCCGCTTCCGCATGGCCGAGCCGGTCGAGGATGGCCAGCGCGTGGCGCAGTGCCGAGCGCTCGGCGTCGCCGTCGCCGGTGACGTGGTGGACGGTGGCGATGTGGCGCAGGGTGGTCGCCTGCGTGTAGTGGTTCCGGTGCTGTTCCCGGATGTGCAGGGCCTCCAGGTAGCAGGCCAACGCTCGACGGGGGTCGCCGGCGCCCAGGTAGGCACTGCCCAGGCAACCCAGCGTGTGGGCCTGGCCGTCGGGGTCGGCGTCGAGGCGGCGGAACAGAGCGAGGGCTTGCCGGCTGTAGGGCAGAGCCTGGGCGTGGTGCCCGGCTCCGAGCAGGCACCAGCCGATGTTGTTCAGTGCCTTGGCCTCCCAGACCCCGGCGCCGCTCGCGCGGGCGAGCGCGAAGGCGTGCCTGGTGTGCTCGAGGGCGCGGGCGGTGTCGCCGGTGCAGACGTCGAGGTAGCCGAGCGCGTAGTTCGTGTGTGCCTGACCGGCGATGTCGTCTTGGAAGAGTTCGAGCGCGCGATCGAGGTGGCCGCGGGCTTCGGCGAACTCGTCGCGGCGGATGAGCGCGCGGGCCAGCAGGCGGTGGGCGTAGGCCCGCTCGGTGGGGCCGGCGACTTGGCGCACCGCTTCGAGTGCGGCGCGCTGGGTGCTGACGAAGTCGCGCCAGTGGCCGTGCCGGTCGAGGTGGGTGACGAGGCAGCGGGCCAGCCGCCAGGTGTGCGAGCTGGACCAGGCCGTGTCTTCGATCAGGGTGACCAGGACGGCGTGGTCGGCGGCGAACCACGCGGCGGCCTGGTCGGCGTCGGCGATCGCCTCGGGGCGGGTGCCGGGCTGCGGGGCTTCGAGCGCGACGGGCTCCCAGGGCGAACCCAGGTGCGCGTCGGCGGCGGCGCCGGTGTGCAGGTAGTGGTCGAGCATCCGGAGGATCGCCGCGTCCTGCTCCGGTGGCGGGTCCTCGTGCGCGCGGCGCCGCGCGTAGAGGCGGGTCAGGTCGTGAAAGCCGTATCGGTCGCCGGGGCGGGTCTCCAGCAGGTGGACGCGGGTCAATTCGTCGAGCAGGCGGTCGGCGTCCCGTGCCGCGATCGAGGTCGCGGCGGCCGCGCTGAAGTCGGGGCCGGGATGCAGGCTCAGCAGCCGGAACAGCGTCGCGGCGGCCGGGCTGAGCGCGTCGTAGGACCAGGAGAACACGGTACTGATGTTCACGCCCGGCTCGCCGGAATCCATGGTGTCGAGCCGGGCGTCGCGCAGCCGCTGGGCCAGCATGCGAAACGCCAGGTCGGGCCGGTCGGCGAGGCGGGCGCCCAGGATCGTCAGCGCGAGCGGCATCCGCGCGCACTGCTCGACGAGCTCTCCGGTGGCGCCGGGTTCGGCGGCCACCCGGCCGTCCCCGACGAGCGCGCCCAGCAACGCGGCGCATTCGCCGGTGTCCAGGCCGTCCATCCGGATGGCGCGTGCACCGGCTTGGGCGACGAGGCCGGTCAGCCGCTGCCTGCTGGTGACGATGACGTAGCAGGCGCCGTTGCCCGGCAGCAGGTGCTGGACCTGGTCGCTGTCGCGGGCGTTGTCCAGGACGATCAGCATCCGGCGGCCGGCCAGCATGCTGCGGTACAACGCGGCTTGGGCGTCGAGGTCGAGTGAAGGCGTGTCGTGCGGTGCGCCGAGTGCGTGCAGGAAGCCCCACAGCGCCTCGCCGGGTTGCATGGCCGCGGCGGGGGAGAAGCCGCGCAGGTTGACGTAGAGCTGGCCGTCGGGAAATCGATTCGTGTGCTGCCAGGCCCAGTGGATCGCCAGCGCCGACTTGCCGATCCCGGCCATGCCCTCGATCGTCGAGATCGCGACCGGATCCGGGCTCGCCGCGGCCTGTTCGACGTGCGCGGTCAAGGCGGCCAGTTGCCCGCGGCGGCCGACGAAGTGCCGCACGGTGCCGGGCAGCTGCCGGGGCACGCAGCGGGGCGGCTCGGCATGCAGGTGGACGTCACCGTGCACTTCGGCGGTTTGCAGGACGTGGCCGGCGGTCGTACCTGTGACGATGTAGCGCGGCTCGTCTCGGCTCACAGCCGGCAACGGTAGCGGACGACCGGGTCGGAAGCCGCGATCGCCTGCTGTGTACGCTGGCGCAATTGAAAACAGCGCACCAAGATCCAATTCCGGTCGACTCGAAGATCCGCCACTAGTATTCACTTGGTGAACGAACTTGACTTCAGAGCAGGATCGCGAACAATCGGATGAACGGCGGACGAGCAACCGGATCGATGGCGAAGTGCACGGTGCCGCGTTCCAGGCGCGTGATATCGAGGGGGACGTTTACCTCGCCGGTCACGATCTGTCTGTCGAGCTGCACGAACACTACGGTGCTGGCTTCACCGGTGCGAGACGAGCATGCGCGGATACCGCGGCGGACGTGTGCCCCTACCCGACGGGGATGGCGCCGTTCCGGGCCGAGCAGCACGACTGGTTTTTCGGCCGGGACTGCCTGACGGCGGAGCTCGTCGACCGCCTGGATCGACGGTTGCAAGGTGCCGGCGGTCTGCTCATGGTCGTGGCTCCCTCGGGCGCGGGGAAGTCCTCGCTGTTGCAGGCCGGCTTGGTTTCCCGGCTCGAAGCCGGCGCGCTAACCGGTTCCCGGAACTGGCCCCGCTGGTTTCTCACACCTTCTTCCCGGCCGATGACGGCGTTGGCCGCGGAAATCGCCGATTTCCTGGACGTCACCCACGAAGAGGCCTCGAGGATTGCCCGGGAACCAGACCACTGCCGGCACCGGATACACCAGGTTGTCCAGCGACGAGCCGCCGCCGGTGACC is a genomic window of Amycolatopsis lexingtonensis containing:
- a CDS encoding acyl-CoA dehydrogenase family protein; the encoded protein is MTDLLYSDVEEDLRASVRDLLKDKASAEALLARVETAEGYDLKLWHTLADEVGVAGLAVPEDLGGHGASAREVAVVAEELGRSVAPVPFLGSVVLATTALVAAGARDFVGKLAAGQAIGALAVPLTTAPGAGFPSSVTASPEGTLSGRIGTVADASVADLLVVPAAGPDGPALYVVSAADATVSELVSFDLTRRVADVSLSDAPATLVASGPEAAAALEQALLFGAGILASEQTGVAEWALTETVAYLKGRYQFGRPVGGFQSLKHRLANLYTDLVLARAAARNAADALATATDVPISVAVAQARNAPIAVRAVEEAIQLHGGIGMTWEHPAHLYLKRAKADELALGTPGKHRARLADLVNLPA
- a CDS encoding MaoC family dehydratase; this translates as MREFDNLDAFAAAVGEHLGYSEWLTVTQERVNQFADATDDHQWIHVDEPMATAGPFGGTIAHGFLTLSLLSAFGPKIYKVNGIKMGINYGLNKVRFPQPVKVGSKVRAGAELVEVTDIPGGKQAVSKWTVEIDGEAKPACVAEWVTRFLA
- a CDS encoding phosphotransferase family protein; translated protein: MNPTDPPGLDLGRLRAHLDAHRPGLVAGELTADVVEGGRSNLTYVVGDGRSRWVVRRPPLGHVLPTAHDMTREFRVISGLRDTAVPVPEAILLCEDADVIGAQFYVMSFVEGTPYRTAEELAELGEERTRAIADALVDTLVDLHAVDPATVGLGDFGRPEGFLERQLRRWKKQLDASRSRDLDGIEELHDRLAAAVPVSGKPSIIHGDYRLDNVLVDSDDEISAVLDWEMSTLGDPLTDLALLVAYAERDKVSLQFVSNASSAPGYPTTDEVVRRYAERSGRDVSQLNWYVSFAFFKLAVILEGIHYRYTQGKTVGAGFEGVGAGVPLLISHGNEILKEEK
- a CDS encoding acyl-CoA dehydrogenase family protein, coding for MTVTAEDLTRQATEFLAAHDPKTTDRMDFLRARFDAGLAWIHFPAGLGGQNAPRALQSVVDGVFADAGAPDNNPRRIGIGLGMAAPTILAFGTPEQRERYLRPLWTGEEVWCQLFSEPGAGSDLAALGTRAVRDGDDWIVTGQKVWTSGAHESQWAILVTRTDPDVPKHQGMTYFLCDMTAPGVEVRPLRQITGEAEFNEVFLTEVRIPDSQRLGAVGEGWKVAQTTLMNERVAIGGHVQPREGGLIGIVAKTWRERPELRTPELRDRLVQRWVEAETLRLAGTRLRQQLTAGAPGPEGSAMKVAFSELNQALTGLEVELLGEEGLAYDDWSFRRPAIVDFTGREAGYRYLRAKGNSIEGGTSEVLRNIIAERVLGLPSEPRVDKDVAWKDLPR
- a CDS encoding acyl-CoA dehydrogenase family protein, with amino-acid sequence MDFAFDEKTEELRGKLLEFMDSHIYPAEPVFERQLAERDDPWAIPPVMDELKAEARKRGLWNFFLPGDHGAGLTNLQYAPLAEITGRSIRLAPTALNCAAPDTGNMEVLAMFGNEQQQKQWLEPLLAGEIRSAFAMTEPDVASSDARNIETAIRRDGDEYVINGRKWYISGAMNPACQIFIVMGKTDPDAAPHKQQSMILVPRDTPGLTVKRGMHVFGYDDSDHGGHAEVLFEDVRVPVENLIAGEGDGFAIAQARLGPGRIHHCMRAIGMAERALELMCRRAISREAFGKPIAQQGVVQDWIAESRVKIEQQRLLVLKTAWLMDTVGNQGAHTEIQAIKISTPITVEWILDKAVQVHGAGGVSQDFPLAAMWAGNRTLRLADGPDEVHKRSLARRELKKYLSEGAK
- a CDS encoding ATP-binding protein yields the protein MSRDEPRYIVTGTTAGHVLQTAEVHGDVHLHAEPPRCVPRQLPGTVRHFVGRRGQLAALTAHVEQAAASPDPVAISTIEGMAGIGKSALAIHWAWQHTNRFPDGQLYVNLRGFSPAAAMQPGEALWGFLHALGAPHDTPSLDLDAQAALYRSMLAGRRMLIVLDNARDSDQVQHLLPGNGACYVIVTSRQRLTGLVAQAGARAIRMDGLDTGECAALLGALVGDGRVAAEPGATGELVEQCARMPLALTILGARLADRPDLAFRMLAQRLRDARLDTMDSGEPGVNISTVFSWSYDALSPAAATLFRLLSLHPGPDFSAAAATSIAARDADRLLDELTRVHLLETRPGDRYGFHDLTRLYARRRAHEDPPPEQDAAILRMLDHYLHTGAAADAHLGSPWEPVALEAPQPGTRPEAIADADQAAAWFAADHAVLVTLIEDTAWSSSHTWRLARCLVTHLDRHGHWRDFVSTQRAALEAVRQVAGPTERAYAHRLLARALIRRDEFAEARGHLDRALELFQDDIAGQAHTNYALGYLDVCTGDTARALEHTRHAFALARASGAGVWEAKALNNIGWCLLGAGHHAQALPYSRQALALFRRLDADPDGQAHTLGCLGSAYLGAGDPRRALACYLEALHIREQHRNHYTQATTLRHIATVHHVTGDGDAERSALRHALAILDRLGHAEAAAVREQLERLD
- the fabG gene encoding 3-oxoacyl-ACP reductase FabG, with amino-acid sequence MTDSPSRVAVVTGAGRGIGAAVAARLAEDGFAVGLLDLDEAGVKQGAEAIVAKGGKAVGVALDVSDAEQVEAAVGRVADELGPPVVLVNNAGITRDNLIFKMTEQEWDSVLGVHLKGSFLMTRAVQKYMTQEKYGRIVNLSSTSALGNRGQVNYSAAKAGMQGFTKTLAIELGKFNVTANAIAPGFIATDMTAATAERLGMSFEDFKAAAASQIPVQRVGTPDDIANLASFLVSEGAGFVSGQVIYVAGGPKD